The following proteins come from a genomic window of Crassostrea angulata isolate pt1a10 chromosome 1, ASM2561291v2, whole genome shotgun sequence:
- the LOC128161671 gene encoding meiosis-specific protein MEI4-like, whose amino-acid sequence MAQEQTNENNYVHYFKTAVALACIRSKPPGVSSREYAENLCAQYRAAGDRWKQKYEEAERTILRLKQTQELQSSLNFSDLADLLPFVSFNNGPSQIQSEEPMQVDVDRSANQIKQNTDFLKSFLMLKQLKRELPHKITVDNTVHSTLLDSLYLVTKSIYQEEGVSIPIIRSSFQVISHLSAVMNKNFPLVEIQKLVQTVLERALESKTFERKQRKELILSLNEFLTPQTRHIVLDSSLAAVESFSAHLRTVNESETPLNTQKYENIYYVFDLLQIVLENYPSQSDNSQKINFSHDADIQTLEILNQVAERLDKCVLYISDIFPLFVCKIWLIKDNFLLNLR is encoded by the exons ATGGCTCAAGAACAAACAAACG AAAATAATTATGTTCATTACTTCAAAACCGCGGTTGCTCTCGCGTGCATAAGATCTAAACCACCCGGAGTGTCCAGCCGGGAATATGCAGAGAACTTGTGTGCACAGTACCGTGCTGCTGGGGATCGATGGAAACAAAAGTATGAGGAAGCAGAGAGGACTATCCTTAGGCTTAAACAAACTCAGGAACTGCAATCAAGTTTAAACTTCTCTG ACTTGGCAGATTTGCTCCCTTTTGTATCCTTCAACAATGGACCATCACAGATCCAGAGTGAAGAACCAATGCAGGTAGATGTGGACCGAAGTGCCAACCAGATAAAACAAAACACTGACTTCCTAAAAAGTTTCCTTATGTTGAAGCAACTAAAGAGAGAGCTACCCCACAAAATAACAGTGGATAACACAGTACATTCCACACTTCTGGATTCCTTGTACTTGGTCACCAAAAGTATATACCAAGAGGAAGGGGTGTCAATTCCAATCATCAGAAGCTCCTTTCAAGTCATCAGTCACCTGAGCGCTGTCATGAACAAAAATTTCCCTCTGGTGGAAATTCAGAAATTGGTGCAAACAGTATTAGAAAGGGCTTTAGAGAGCAAAACATTTGAG aGAAAACAGCGCAAAGAATTGATTCTCTCCCTTAACGAGTTCCTTACTCCTCAAACGAGGCACATAGTCTTGGACTCTTCATTAGCAGCTGTTGAGAGTTTTTCGGCACATTTACGGACAGTGAATGAAAGTGAGACTCCCCTGAACACTCAGAAGTACGAAAACATCTACTATGTGTTTGACCTGCTTCAGATCGTTCTCGAAAACTACCCAAGTCAAAGTGATAActctcaaaaaataaattttagccATGATGCCGACATTCAAACTTTAGAGATTTTGAATCAGGTTGCTGAAAGACTGGATAAATGTGTGCTTTATATCTCAGACATTTTCCCTCTTTTTGTGTGCAAAATTTGGCTTATAAAAGATAATTTCTTGTTAAACTTGAGATAA
- the LOC128160649 gene encoding rho guanine nucleotide exchange factor 39-like — MLSTRSRFRVLSEIAEEELAELSQYSNGDPEMEKAQAEARRDRRRTKITQEMFETEKTYLNHLELVNKHFDFPLRFNCLIPEDVHSNIFSNIEQIMEVNKTLLEYMEHTTIGEAFKYLAPFLKLYSSYANNHENAINLLQEWRQKSSGFHEFIQNQEEKADMMGLKINALLITPVQRVPRYKLLLEDLLENTSTDHHDYEELKEAVQKVSDIATHINNHIKQHENFQKMLSIQKCFDKSAPKLLTPGREFIKEGILKKISKRGGKPHDRMFFLFSDILLYGKPRLLDSTNNSYTCCCVLPLKHCQLETVFGGSKRGAQENTEAGGMFKITCKDESLLLFSNDPEEMKSWTNELDSAIRKLSNNRSTLRKPSSNKAPMRGRSLWKLRRQEKQKDQQIRRIIKKNEPNCNKLSPLKLVQDIDTNTCLSPWKRPKLCSSKLSSTPVGAYVSRKGRLSRPPPPSALSENIPPPQLNLENGFVLSPVVAQKTESEEEDSFLQMTMGDIGNATVEFDSFCRLGGNDKADADTDSKRYGSGTGHEDFTRTSLSGKQHLTRHPLERFSERGKTLKKRCQNALESAQTRINETKSYCNIQ, encoded by the exons ATGTTATCCACAAGAAGTCGATTTAGGG TTCTCAGTGAAATAGCGGAGGAAGAATTAGCAGAATTATCTCAATACAGCAATGGTGATCCAGAAATGGAAAAAGCTCAAGCTGAGGCTCGACGAGACAGAAGACGAACCAAAATCACTCAGGAAATGTTTGAGACAGAAAAAACCTACCTCAACCATCTAGAGCTTGTTAATAAA CATTTCGACTTTCCTTTGCGGTTTAACTGCCTAATCCCAGAGGATGTCCACAGCAACATTTTTAGTAACATTGAGCAAATCATGGAAGTGAACAAAACTCTGTTAGAGTACATGGAACACACTACAATAGGAGAGGCCTTTAAGTACTTAGCACCATTCCTCAAGCTGTATTCCTCATACGCCAACAATCATGAAAATGCCATCAATTTACTTCAg gAATGGAGGCAGAAAAGCTCAGGGTTTCATGAATTCATACAAAATCAAGAAGAGAAAGCTGACATGATGGGGCTCAAGATCAATGCACTTCTTATAACACCTGTTCAAAGAGTTCCAAG ATACAAATTGCTTTTGGAGGACCTGTTGGAAAACACCTCTACAGATCACCATGACTATGAGGAACTTAaag agGCAGTACAGAAAGTCAGCGACATTGCCACCCACATTAATAACCACATCAAGCAGCATGAAAATTTCCAGAAAATGCTCAGCATTCagaaatgttttgataaatCTGCTCCTAAGTTACTCACACCAGGCCGAGAATTCATCAAGGAGGGCATAttaaaaaag ATTTCCAAACGAGGAGGAAAACCCCACGACCGGATGTTCTTTCTGTTCTCGGACATCCTTCTGTACGGGAAGCCCCGGCTGCTGGACAGCACCAACAACTCCTACACCTGCTGCTGTGTGCTGCCACTCAAGCACTGTCAGCTGGAGACTGTGTTTGGGGGCTCCAAACGGGGGGCTCAGGAGAACACTGAGGCAGGGGGGATGTTTAAG atCACTTGCAAAGATGAGAGCTTACTTCTTTTCTCCAATGATCCAGAGGAGATGAAGAGCTGGACAAATGAGCTGGATTCTGCTATCAG GAAACTAAGTAATAATCGTTCTACATTGAGAAAACCAAGTAGCAACAAAGCTCCCATGAGAGGAAGGTCACTATGGAAACTAAGGAGGCAAGAGAAGCAGAAAGATCAACAG ATCCGCCGCATTATCAAAAAGAATGAGCCCAACTGCAACAAATTGTCTCCATTAAAACTTGTCCAGGATATAGACACCAACACATGTTTGTCTCCTTGGAAACGTCCCAAGCTCTGCTCTTCTAAACTCTCGTCTACACCTGTTGGAGCTTATGTGTCAAGAAAGGGACGACTATCCAGGCCTCCCCCTCCATCAGCATTGTCTGAAAATATTCCACCTCCACAA ctaAATCTGGAGAACGGCTTTGTCCTTTCTCCGGTGGTGGCCCAAAAGACAGAGAGTGAAGAGGAGGACTCCTTCCTGCAGATGACCATGGGGGACATTGGAAATGCTACTGTAGAGTTTGACTCTTTCTGTAGACTAGGAGGAAATGACAAAGCAGATGCAGACACTGATAGTAAGAGATATGGGTCAGGGACTGGGCATGAGGACTTCACTAGAACATCTCTCTCAGGAAAACAGCATCTCACTAGACATCCTCTGGAAAG ATTTTCAGAGCGGGGAAAGACTCTGAAGAAACGATGTCAAAATGCCTTAGAAAGTGCCCAGACTCGAATAAATGAGACCAAGTCATACTGCAACATTCAGTGA